The Meriones unguiculatus strain TT.TT164.6M chromosome 16, Bangor_MerUng_6.1, whole genome shotgun sequence genomic sequence gctttgtaaaccaggctggtcttgaactctttttaatcttttctttttttaattcatttatttattatgtatacaatatctgTATATATGCCTGCccgccagcagagggcaccagatctcattatagatggttgtgagccaccatgtgggtgctggggattgaactcaggacctctgggagagcagccagtgctcttaacctctgagccatctctccagccctcagagaGGATTCCATGACACCTAGTACTGATTCCGTCATGTGGTTGTTAATGTCACCCTTATGcacatctataatgaaaaggagcaagccaggaagcaggccTCCTCCTCAGcgcctgcctctgggttcctgccctgctttagttcctgtcctgacttcctttgatgatgatagaagccctttcctccccgagttgctttggtcatggtgtttgatcacagcaacatCAACCCTGAAAAGACATTTTATTAGGGCTCCTCCACctctgttttgtctgtttgtttggggacagggtctcactatgccctggctgtcctggaactctgtgtgtAGGCCCCAGCGCTGGGGTAAGGGCGTGTGCAAGCACGCCTGCCTTAGTTAGTGTCTGctgctgtgatggaacaccagGACCGAAAGCACTTGAGGAAAAGGTTTGTTTCATCTTCCGCTTCCGAATCACAGTCCATCAATGAAAGGAGTCAAGGCGGGCACTCAGgtagggcaggatcctggaggcaggggctcctgcagagactatggaggagtgctgctcactggcttgagTAAGCACATAGCCTTCTTTCTTGTACTATTCAGGACAACAGGTCCAGCCATGGCACCTTCCATGATGCAGAGCCCTCCTACGTCaatcatcaaccaagaaaattcCCTTCGGACCTGCCTGCTGGTCAGAACTACGGAGGCATTTTCTGGATTAAGATTCCTTTTCTCCCCACAGGGCCTTAATGTGTAAAGTTGAAAtttaaaaactagccagcacattgtatgtgaaagtcagaggacaacttgggatAGTTCAGTTCTTTCCTCCCACCCTGTGGAGCCTGAGGACTGAGCTCAGATTGTTAGGCCTGTTGGCAAAGGCCTTTACCCTgggagccatctcactagcccaaaAGAAAGTAATGCCATGGCTGCGGTTATAGCTCAGTGGCAAACAACTTGCCCTATATTTGAAATGAGTAAGTAGCTGTTCAGAGTGACACAAGCCTGTCACCTCATACCTTGGGAGGGGGATGGTCAGGAATTCAGTGTCATCTTTAGCTATACAGTGGGTTTAAAGTCAACCTGGACAActtgaaaccctgcctcaacaaaacaaaacaaaaagccaaatgaACAAAAGGCAACTAACTAAGTAAATGATGCATTACACACAATTAGAAGTTTATAAAGCCCTGCCTAGAGTTTGGGCATCCATGAATAATCCAGGTCCCTGCTCTGCTGCTCCTCAGGCCTCCTGGAATGGTCTCTGATATGCCAGGCAACCACGGGAAGAGTCATTTGAGCTCATTTAGGGCCTAGGTGTACAGTTCTGTGCTGGGCATGAAGGAGAGTCAGTAGCCATGGCCGACATCTCGAGAGAGACGAGAAGCTGCAGAAGGCATCTAGGCTGAGGAAAGGCAGACATCTGGAATTCCCTCCACACTAGAGCAGCTTGCACCAGGGCCTGACTCCAGGAGCTGAGAGATGGACGTCCCCTTTCCCCCAGACAGGCAACTGAGTTTTATCTCCCCACATTCTCCGTCCCTGCAGAGGCCGAGCGGCTCCAGCCCAGCGAATGTGGTCTTTATCTGTGTGCTGTGCTTCCTCCCAGGAAACACCAGGCCTTTGGAGCAGGGAACTTGGCAGGCTCTCCCCATGGCAGTCCTGCTCGCCCTCCTGCTTCTGTTCTTCTGTGGGCACCCCCAGGCCAGGGCAGGTAAGGGCCAGGAGGGTGGAGGGGTTCTGCAGCTGTGTGGACAGGGGGAGGCATGGCGGCTGCTTCTTAGCGCTCCTGGACAGGCACATGTACCTTGTTTGAACCCTCTGTGCCCTTAGCCCTGGGGGACCCCGAGGTACTTCGGGCCTAGGTTCTATACAGTTTCCtatgttttaaaaagatgaaCATTGGGTCTGGAGGTGGAgctcagagtgcttgcctagaacaCACAGAGTTCTCGGTTCATCTCCAGCCAAGGGTTTGAAACCTGGCCTGGTGTGCCATGCCTGTAGCCCCAGAACCTGGGAGCAGACAGCAGCAAGATCGGGCCATCCAGGtaatcctcagctacacagtcaGTTTGTGGCTGCGTTCGTGCATCCTCTAGGACATTGCCCTGTCCATGAGGGCGTTTCCAGAgaggttctgttgttgttgttttcttttcttttcttttttggggttgtttgtttgttttctcgagacagggtttctctgtgtagccctggctgtcctggactcactttgtagaccaggctggcctcagactctcagagatccagctgcccctgctttctgagtgctgcgattaaagacgtgtgccaccatgcccggtttCCAGAGAGTTTTAAGTGGGGAGGGAAGAATGTGGCGGCACCACCCAGTGCACTGGGGTCTGAGACTAAATAAAAACAGGGAAGGACAAAGCCCattagccaaaataaatcttacttccaggaggacagaggcaggcagatctcttagttcgaggccagcctgctctacaaagtaagttccaggacaaccagggctacacagtggaacccagtctcaaaaacaaaacaaaacaaagacaaacaaacaaacaaaaaccttgctTTAGCCAGGTGTTTTGTGGAATCAATGAGAAAGCcacagtagcccaggctggtctcgaactctcAGCTCAGccattcctccttcctctgcctcctgaatgctgtgatCACAGGTGAATGCCACCACACCCTCTTACAGCACcgcttattttatttctgtttgtttgtactGCTTTGTAATCGCCTTGGCTGGCCTGGTGCTTCCCAAGCGCTAGGATGCGCTACCCACATACCCAGGTATGTGCTGCCATACCTGGCTTAGCTTCctttagaaaaacaacaaacaaacaagcaaacaaacaagcaggtgAGTAAGTGTTTGAAGAAGTTAGGGCTTTCGCCAACTGTTGCAGCCCCCTTCTTCTGTCCTGACCCAGAGCGGCTCCCAGGCCAGGAAAGATGGAAAGCCTCTGCACCCTTCTTCACCTCCTCTCCCCCACTCTTCCTGGGACTCGAGTGTCCCAGCGCAGCTGGGGATGACACTGACCTCTGATCATCCCCGCTCTGGGTGCTGGGAGCACAGGTGTGCGCCAGCACGGGTCCGTTTCTGGATTTACGCCCTGCTGGGGCCCAAAGCCAGTGCCCCGAGCCCGCTAGGCAAGCGCGCGCCCTGGAACCCTGAGCCACACTCCCAGTCCTTGAGAGACTGGGTATGAAACCCCAGACCTCGGGGAACACTTGACCGCGTGAGCCTACCCCAGCCTACCTCCTTCGCAGTCACTTGATAAACGATAAACGTGCTCTCCAGTTAaaccagtggggggggggggggagggcggggggcGGTAGGCGGGAGAGAGGACAAAGGCTCGCTGAAGGCATGGCCGGCTCTGGACCGACCCCACCGCTTCTCCGCAGACAGCATCCAGCCCATCTATGTCGCCTCGGGGGACTCGGTGGAGCTGCCCTGTCCTTCACCGCCTGCCCTGCGCGGGGGCCAGCTCCTAACCTGGTTCCGGAGCCCCGCGGCACGCTCCTCCACCATCTTGGTGGCTCAGGTCCAAGTAGACAGGCCGGCCTCCGACCTCAGGAAACCCGAAAACGATTCCAGGTTCAAAGTCCTCGGGAACTACTCCTTGTTGCTGGAGGGGTCCCGGGATGAAGAGGCCGGGCGGTACTGGTGCACAGTGATGGATCAGAGCCACAAGTACCAGAACTGGAGGGTGTACGACGTCTCGGTGCTCAAAGGTGAGCTGGGTGTGAAGAGCCCTCCGGACCCCGGGAAGGCCACACGGGAGACTGAAGGGTCCTTCTCTCCTGCCAGGAGCCCAGTTCTCTGTGACGTCTCCAGACGGCCCCTCCTGCTCTGCCCTCATGTGCTCCGTGGTCCCCGCCAGGCGCCTGGACTCCGTGACCTGGCTAGAGGGGAGGAATCCCGTGAGAGGGCACGCTCAGTACTTTTGGGGCGATGGGGCTGCCCTGCTCCTGGTGTGTCCCGCAGAGGGCGTTCCTGAAACCAGGGCCCGGAGGCTGAGAAGCATCCGCTGCCTTCTGCCTCAGAACAAGAGACTGAGCTTTAGCCTGGCAGGTAAAcggagggaggaaatggagaggGGGTATTCTCTCTAGCACGTCTCTCAGAGCTAGGGAGGGAGGCAAATCAAGCCAGTAACGTGAGGGTAACTTTGCAATGGGGGAAGGCTTCACCCAAATCTTTCACAAACCAACATCCTGGAGGAACAGACCCAACCGAGACCGGCGGCTTCGGCAGGGTGTACCCCTCTTTAGACAAAGGTTCACTAGCTGTGAAAACAGAGACCAGCTAAGTAAACTGCTTGCAACACAAACATGGGAATCCAAGTTTGAACTCAGAAGTCTCACAGGAGACTCAGTCACAGTGATGTGTGCCTGTAGTCCCAACAGTAAGGGGACGGGGACAGATGGACGCTGGGGCTCTCAGCCAACCCGCCTGGCCTGCTCTATGAGCCccaaggccagtgagagaccttgtcagGACCTCTGCTGAGGAACACCAGCCCTGGCGACCGGcccacacgaacacacacaggcatgcacacactcaaGAAAGAAATCGGCGGATCCAAGCAGGGcgtgagaggcaggaggaggatcagaagtttgaggGTAGCTTTGGCCATttggtgagttcaaagccagcctgggttacatgttGACTCctcttctaaaagaaaataatcagaacagaagaaataGGCCAGATTCTAGAATCCGAGCtctcaggaggcggaggcggtCAATGTCTGAGAGTTAgtggccggcctggtctacacagcaaaatTTAAGCCAACCAGGGCTGTACAGAGGGGTTCCGTTCCCCTCTCATCCCTggccaaaaaaagaaagacaagaaatagGCCAGTATAGGAGCcaaagcatggtgacacacacctgcagtcccaggactcaagaggctgagtcaggagttcaaggccagccgggacTATGTGAGAcccttttctcaaaaacaaagaaaaagaaagaaacacactaAGCTGTTCTTTCTGTGGACTTTCCCATGTCAGATAGGAAGTACGCAGGGGTTGCTGGGGCGCTGCCTTCTGAAGAAGGGGTCCCAGATACCGTAGTATAAAGGCCTGTTGAAAGGGAAGACGGAGCAGAATGTATAACTGCTATACAAAATAAAAGGCCTTATACAGAGAACGGTGCCCCTAGATGGAGAATAACCCATTTTAAGTCAGAGAGAGGAGCAAAATGGCCATTGTTTCCGAGAGAATGAATACGTGAGTGGCgggggatagggaaggaagaagggaaactgTAGAgccttctttttcttgtcttccttCCGTTTTCACGTGTGTGGCATATTTGCGTTGCGGGCCCTGCCTATCGTTCTGGCTCTGCTGTCATGGAAGCTTCCACAGAACCTCCTCCCGCTGCCTGTGCCTCTCTCCCGAGCTGGGATGTGTCCTGGATCCTGGTGCTGTTGTTCACAGGAGGCCAAGGCGTCGCCATCATAGCCCTCAGCGCTGTGCTCTGGAGGCGGAGGGCCCGGGGGTCTCAGGACAGAGGTGGGTCTTTTCCCAGCCAGGGCCCCTGGGTGTGAGGCAAAGGGTTGGGttcacttctggcctctgcctgccCTCGGGGAGGGGTGGCAAGGACCACGCCCCTGAACCGTCTGGGGACATAGTGTCTATGCGTCGCATGGCTTCTTCTCCGCAGAGCCCCCGGTTCTTCACTTCAAACCTGAAGTCCAGATCTACGAGAACACCCACTCGGCCCGCCTTAGGTAAGGTGGGTCGGAGGCTCAGGCCCCGGAAGGCCTGAGCATGGGAGGTCGGCGCCTGGAAACGGCTGGATTGCCGACGGGGCCCTGGTTCCTGAGGAGGTGCAGTGGCTCTGACACAGCCTTTTGCTTTGTAAACCCTACAGCCCACCCACCCACAAGACCAGGTGATCTTGGAGACATCTGCTTCCGAAAGCCCGACCTGTGACCCTGGCACCTGAGGATGTCCCTGAAAATCTTGGCAAAGGGGCGGGGCTGAGGGCATGGCTCTCTGTCCTCTTGGCTTCCAGCAGCCGCCATGCTGGAGGGGCCAGAGGTGGCAAAAGGAAGGGAGTAACATCGTTCTATGAAACGATGAAACCTACAAAAATGGTGTGGTCTCCTGTCTTGAAGCAGCAGCCGGGAGAGGAGTGACTCGGAGTGAGAAGTTTTGTGGGGTCTGGAGTCCCTGATGGCAGGAGGGACAGGGAAGCCCAGAGGAGTGGTGGGGTGCCTGTCTGAGAGGCTGAGGCTGCGTGTGGGGGAGGAACAAGGAAGAGAGGAGCCGACTCAGACGCTGAGTGGGGAGAATGGAAGCCCTGAAGGGCAGAAGTGGGGAACGGAGAAGACTTCAACAGGCCTCCAAGTGCAGCCGGACCTCCCCGCCCTGTGTTCTCACAGAGAGAAGTTGAGAGGGAACAAGACCTTTAATCAGGCCCCAGACTTcctcagatggaagaggagggatGGCGCCCAAGGAGAAATGCCTGTTGGCAGCCCCACAGGGGCGCTCTCCTTATCCTGGGCACACAGGCTCCTCTGCTGGCCTCTATCGGCTGGAGCAGCTTATCAcgcctgcctccctgagagctctGCCCCTTGCACCCATGGGTCCCATGCTGTCTCTCTCCCTGGGCAGAGGAAGCATTTACAATAGCTGACAGATAGGTCCCAGGGGAGTGAGTACTTCCAGGCTGTCTGAACAGAGGGCCGCCTGGGCCAGTGAAGCGGAAGAGTACACCAATGCTCCAGAAGCAAAGCAGCTGGACCCTGGCCTCCAGGAGCGAGCTGGGCTCCGGGCCACGCCCTCACACGAGGCCCTGCCAGGTTCTCCTTTTGACTCTTGGCTCAAGCTTGGCTGTCAATAGAGAGAGCAGCTTTCCTGGAACCCTTGCCTGCATCCTTCATGCTGCAGCAGCCTGAGCAGGAAAGAGGAGACAGCTACGCAGATGGTGGCTGGGCAGGGGGCGCCGTTCAGGGACAgtttgttcgtgtgtgtgtgtgtgtgtgtgtgtgtgtgtgtgtgtgtgttgaacacATACAAGCGTACATGTGCTCACACCAGAGTGTGTGTGGAAGGCATCAGACTTCCTGCTCTATCCCTCTGTATCCTGTGCTTTGGGAAAGGGTCCCTCAGTAAACCCGGAGCtgggctggtggccagcaagccccacagATCTTCCCGGCTTTGGTCCCTCTGACCCCCAATGGCAGTGGGGTCACAACACCCCGTGTGGCTCTGCGCAGCTCTTTATCTTTAAATCTTTGCTCGTGCTggcgttctgcctgcatgtctgtctgcacaCCATGCTGTGTGCAGAGCCCTGGGAGGCTGGAGAAGGGCGTGGGCTCCCGGGGACTGCAATTGCGGATGGCAtgaaccaccacgtgggtgcagggaattgaacctcgggtcctctgcaaggacagcctTAGTCACTGAGCCACCTCGCCAGCCCCATGCCAGCTTTTTGAGTGGCGCTGCCACGGGAGGAGACCGGGTCCTTCCGCTTACACAGCACATGTGGGACCCAAGGAGCCGCCTCTTCTGCCCTCTAGAGTTCATTCTTAAGGCGCGCCCCTGCGTGTTTCAGCCCCCAACGCGTGACTGCAGAATTACCGGCCTCGCAGACAGCACTCTTACTATGCTTacatagtatttatttattttggggtggtgcaggggattgaacccaaggccttgggtatggcaggcaagcactctatcactggGCTACATCTCTACCCATTAGCCCTTTTATTAACTGTACTCCGTTCTCGAGACCCTGGGGTACCAAGTTACATCTTTCCTCAAAGTGCTCTACCCCCCAGCAGCCCCAGCACCACTTCCGTCCCTTTGCCTGGGCTCAGTCAGGGCAGCTGACCTGGGACATCTAGAGGAAAGACAGCAGGGCTTTCTTATGAGGCGAGGCTCCCGACACAGGCCTGCAGGAAGCAGAACTCCAGCGGTAGCCATCAGGTCTGTGGAGGGGTCGGGTTCGATGGCTGAGGGTTTTCACACAAAGCCGCACCCTTGAGCATGTCTCAGAAGTCTCTGTGCAGGTGTTTCCGAGTCCTCGGTGACTCAGAGTCCTGGGCTAACCGTCCTGGACTCACAGGCTACAGGAAGATCTGTACCCCCCAGCCGAAGAAGGCTGCCAGGAGTAGCAGGGCGGCTAGAGGGAGGCTTGGGAGTGGCTGGGAGGCTGCGGTGTTGCATAGATCCTGCTCACAGCACCGGTGCCGAAGAGTATAGGCCTGCGACCAGTAGGTAGCACGGCCCAGCAGAGGGCACTGGGCCCTTGGGAGGCAGCCTTTCCTTTCGATGACCTCCTCACTTCCGTCTGTGGGACAAAGGAGGGATGCTGAGGTTGGGGTGgcaggaatggcagagaagagaGACGAGGAGCCACCCCAAGaagggctacatcggagcagagaTGGTACATACCCAAGGTGCCAACACTGATACCACACACCTCATCTTCCTGACACTCCTTGGGGACAGGGTAGCAGGGCTTGGCAAAGCTGCAGGTGTAACAGTGGAGGTGCCCTCTGTCTGGGGAAGTGGCGAGACCTGTTGGGTCAGCCGAGAGCAAGTCAGGGAGAAGGTAAGAGGCAAAGCCCAGACTTCTGGGGCACACAGAGGGCTGAGCCACAGAGGAGGGAGAGCAGGGCCTCAAACAAAAGCAGACAGGGAGATACAAtggtgaaggaggaagagggcaTGCCGGCAAAGAATCAGGCAGAAGGGAGACGGATGCAGTGAtcaggagagacagacaggaacagaggccaagagaaacaAGCCAGCAGAGACTGGTGCAAAAAGCCAGACGTGAGCAGGAAGGGGAGATGCAAAAGTTAGCTACGTGGTGccagagacagaggaggaggcaggagctgtcATTGACCGCGGCACTCAGCACAGAGCCACATGTGAGAGGCAAGGGTAGAACAGACAGGTATTTTCAAATCCCCCCCCCCGGCCTTTTGAGACAGACTTTTACatagtgcaggctggcctgggagtccagatcctcctgcctcaggctcccaatGTCCTaaaatctctccctctctcttcacctCCGCCAGCTCCCTTCCCATTCTCTATCCCAGCCCTGACACAAGCCCCTgccccagccctctgcccttgtGGATTCCCCAGCCTACCCTTACCCGGCACCCCTGAGAAGAACAGAATGCCGAGGAAGACGAGGAAGGCGCTGGACGGGCCCATGGTGGGACCAGCTCAGCCGTCAGAGAGAGTATGACCTGCCAGAGCACACCTAGTCAAGACAAGGAGGAACCAGCAAACAAACAGAGCAAGCAGGAGAATCTGGGGTGTGGAGAAGTGAGACATTCGCCCGCCTGATGCAACACCCCTTTCCTACACCTGAGCCTCTAGCTCCTGGCCCGCTTGCCTTGAGGGTCTTCTTGCTGTTTTCTCAGTGTTTGCTAACTCAGCCGTCTGCCTCTCTGGAGCTGTGTCTGGCGccttctctcctgctctcctccctccctccagctcaagctgttctcctttctctttgttttcgtctatcccctcagagctcagctTGCCTCTCAAGGTTCCACTCTGACCCCTTCCCTGCCCTAGATGTTAGAATTCTGTTTGACCGTGGTATCAACAAAGCCCACCCCCCCCAttcccacaccccaccccacccacaaaGTCCAGCTGTGGGGGGGCCTGCCCCACCCAGCTCACATCCCTTTGATTTCCCCCCCCCAAAGCTTCACCATGCTACCCCATAATTATCCCTCCTGGTTTTACTATGTTGCCGGAAAGAATTAATCAGGAGCTAGGCTGAAAGGATGTCTGTCCTTCCTCTGAGAAGAAGCTGGAGATTGGTCAGGTTTCCGGGAGAAGGGCTGGCATTAAGGAAGGTTAGGGATGAAGAGATTGGGTGGGGACAGAGAGTCTGGGGGGTTCTCCAGCCCGAGGGCAGCCCAGGAAGAGGGCGGTCGGTGGGCATCTCAGCCTGACGACCCCACAGGTCTGTTCTGCAGATGAATCCCATCAACATTTAGCATATCAAAAATTAAACCGGGCTGGTGAGACCATTGCGTAGGTAAAGGTGTCTGCTGTGTAAGTGCAGGGCCTGAGTTTAAGCCCTGGCTCCAACACACACCAACTGCCCAGAGCCGTAGCCTGGCCGCCACACGTGCGGGACGGCATCTGTTCACCTGCGCTCATGAAGACACACAAAtaatgcattttattaactcattTAGGGgcgcttttcttttcttttctttttttttttgtggctggcctggaagttactGTGTAAATCAGTAAATCAGGTTGGCCTCAggctcacaaagatcctcctgcctctgtgcctgGGCTACCACAAagactttctatttttaattatgtatacgtgtgcgtgtgtgtgtccgCGTGGATACATGCTTGTGAGTGCAGGAGCCCAGAGGCCGGACGCCGGATCCCGTGGAATGGTGGTTGCTGCCGTCCACCGTGGGCACCGGGAAGAGGCTGCTCTGAAAGAAGCAAGTGTTCGAATCCGCTGTTACCTACTTCTCCAGccctaaatttaaaaatgaaaacaaaaacccaaaccaaaacaacccaaacatttaaagaaattaagggggctggagatagctcagtagttcagagcacttgttgctcttgcagaggacgcaggttcgattcccagcacccacatggtgtctcacaaccatttgtaactccagctccagggaacgcATTCTGGTGCCAGGCTCGCCTGTGAGGCACGctacatgtaggcaaagcatcattcacataaaataaatctttaaaggaaGCCAGTTGTGCTgctcatgtctataatcccagcacccatggggtGGAGATGGCAGGGTTGCCAtaaatttggggccagcctggactacgtgCTGAGCAaacaggccagcctaggctatgtgTAAGACTGCCTcatcaaccacacacacacacacacacacacacacgcatgcacaataaatatatataattcaaaACAATAATCAGGACATTTAAAAATGAtattgaagccaggcatggtgagtCATGTAGTCCCAGCATGAgacgctgaggcaggagggtcaaagacagccttgtctcagaaacaacaTCAGCTAGCGAAATAAATAGCTTGGTCTAGTTtgattcatttaacaaataaaaaaaaccttatCATATGTTAGGAAGATGCAGTTTTGTGAAAGGAATAATTACCACCCAGGGGCACAGAGAGGACTGCGCTCTCATTTCCGAGATTCCATTCCTGCTGGTTGTAATCAGAGGTGTCTGGGTTTTCATAACCTACTTCTGCATTCCATCTGGAGTATGGGTGAAGGAGAACCCTCAGGTGCAGAACTGGAACAGGAAGACCCTTGGGGGGCTTCTGGAGGGACTTAGGGTCCCCCGGAGGTTCTTGGGGCCACTGTGCTGGAGCCGCTGCTGGGAATGGGGGAGTTTGGGGCTTCAGAGGACGCTCAGAGTCACCCCCGGGGGCCCCTCCCTGGCCCCATTGGGGCCCTGCTGCCTTCCCAGGGAGACTCTTTCCTCGCTTTTTATTGCCCTATAAAGCTCAAGGCAAGGGGGATATAAGGCTGGCAGAGCACAGCCTGGGAGGGGGTGGGCGGGAGGGAGAGGAGCGCCTGGCTCAAGCACACGAGATGAGCCCCCAGCTGGTCTGGATCCTGCTCAGCGCCCTGCTAGGGGCCGCTCTGGGTAAGGACAGGCTCTTCCGCTCTGGCACAGGCCGCCCTTCGCTGCGCCAGGACCCCTCTAAGGGCCGGTCCGCACCTCTTCTTTTCTGCCAGGACACCGGACGCGGTGCCATGACCTCGGTGGAGGCCCCAGCAGCTCCTGCCAGCAGACGGTGATCACCTGCCCCGAGGGCGAGCGCTGCAAACCTCAACCCAGCCCGGGACAAGCCAAGCAACGTGAGTCCGCCCGCTTTCAGCCAGCCCCCTTTCTAACCCGCCGGCTTCCACCCTTCCCGGCTCGGCCGGCTCTGGGCAGATGGTACCACTGTTGCAGCAGAGCCGTCTAGCCCCGCTGCGTCCTGGCGCTGTGCCTTGAGCGGCGCACACTCCGCAGGCTCCCGCTTCCCTCCTTTTCTAGAGGAACCGCATAGGCCCTTCCTAGGGAAGAAGCTGTCTCCCAAGACCGAAGAAGACCCGGAGCCAAAACGTTAAACCGTTTGGTTTGGCAGGAACATGACGAAAGAAACGCACAGAGTTCCCGTTTGTGCCCAATTTCTACAGAGGCTAAGGTGCCAGGGTCATGACCAAGACCGGAAAAGGACAGCGCCACACTAACTGCCTAGACTTAGGTTCGGTGGGATGCTCGCTCGCTCCACGATCGGAGCAGATAGCCCACTgacttcatgtatttatttattttatctgttttctttggtttgtatTTTTGGCTGAtatggttggctggttggttggctggttggctggttggttggttggttggctggttggctggttggttggctggttggttggctggttggctggttggttggttggctggttggttggctggttggttggctggttgg encodes the following:
- the Ly6g6f gene encoding lymphocyte antigen 6 complex locus protein G6f isoform X1, with product MAVLLALLLLFFCGHPQARADSIQPIYVASGDSVELPCPSPPALRGGQLLTWFRSPAARSSTILVAQVQVDRPASDLRKPENDSRFKVLGNYSLLLEGSRDEEAGRYWCTVMDQSHKYQNWRVYDVSVLKGAQFSVTSPDGPSCSALMCSVVPARRLDSVTWLEGRNPVRGHAQYFWGDGAALLLVCPAEGVPETRARRLRSIRCLLPQNKRLSFSLAASTEPPPAACASLPSWDVSWILVLLFTGGQGVAIIALSAVLWRRRARGSQDREPPVLHFKPEVQIYENTHSARLSPPTHKTR
- the Ly6g6f gene encoding lymphocyte antigen 6 complex locus protein G6f isoform X3; this translates as MAVLLALLLLFFCGHPQARADSIQPIYVASGDSVELPCPSPPALRGGQLLTWFRSPAARSSTILVAQVQVDRPASDLRKPENDSRFKVLGNYSLLLEGSRDEEAGRYWCTVMDQSHKYQNWRVYDVSVLKGAQFSVTSPDGPSCSALMCSVVPARRLDSVTWLEGRNPVRGHAQYFWGDGAALLLVCPAEGVPETRARRLRSIRCLLPQNKRLSFSLAASTEPPPAACASLPSWDVSWILVLLFTGGQGVAIIALSAVLWRRRARGSQDRGHRTRCHDLGGGPSSSCQQTVITCPEGERCKPQPSPGQAKQPLSQQRPACVATHQVGVEPVGDVTVTTHTKCCFGDVCSSSAVASPATPFCIVAAAVTTLAWLLLGL
- the LOC110560144 gene encoding lymphocyte antigen 6G6e-like, yielding MGPSSAFLVFLGILFFSGVPGLATSPDRGHLHCYTCSFAKPCYPVPKECQEDEVCGISVGTLDGSEEVIERKGCLPRAQCPLLGRATYWSQAYTLRHRCCEQDLCNTAASQPLPSLPLAALLLLAAFFGWGVQIFL